Proteins encoded in a region of the Vitis riparia cultivar Riparia Gloire de Montpellier isolate 1030 chromosome 7, EGFV_Vit.rip_1.0, whole genome shotgun sequence genome:
- the LOC117917475 gene encoding conserved oligomeric Golgi complex subunit 1 isoform X1, producing MVATSGSGAEERGGMAVGSRDAESLFRSKPISEIRNVEATTRKQIQEKKEELRQLVGNRYRDLIDSADSILLMKSSCHSISSNISSIYSAISSLSASHTPHLSSPNPSRLTIYALASRIKYLVDTPENIWGCLDESMFLEAASRYVRANHVQTTLIDNADGHRRKILANFPLLQHQLQIVESFKAQISQRGRERLLDCGLGINAYADALAAVAVIDDLNPNQVLALFLDTRRSWISQKLAAANSTVVVSVFCQVLKIIQVSIAQVGELFLQVLNDMPLFYKVVLGSPPASQLFGGIPNPDEEVKLWKSFRDKLESEMVMLDKEFIAETCSNWLKICGEEIVNKINGRYLIDAIVSGQELASAEKLVRETMDSKQVLEGSLEWLKSVFGSEIELPWSRTRELVLGDSSDLWDGIFEDAFVRRMKTIVDSGFEDLTRVVNVKNSIHAIAGIAADQTDFQAYSNRSLMDGGVWFMDPNIKKNSLVSGSKTSTEENDFRTCLNAYFGPEVSRIRDAVDSRCQSVLEDLLCFLESPKAALRLQDLAPYVQNKCYESMSTILMELKNELDQLYAAMNNGNREDKTVPPAAIVERSLFIGRLLFAFQNHSRHVPVILGTPRLWVNESTKAVFDSLPSLSILRHSRLSIDSPMCDSPRQTLASSRRQTSLAAAALRGANDSSSPKLEELRRITQDLCIRAYSLWILWVSDELSVILLQDLNRDDGLSATTPLRGWEETVVKQDQPNESQSEMKISLPSMPSLYITSFLFRACEEIHRVGGHVLDKPILQKFASRLLEKVIGIYGDFLSANDAGGSQVSEKGVLQVLLDLRFVADVLCGGDLNVSDDLSKSSKVKFPFRRKQDKKQTKSIIRERVDGLVNHFSQRMDPIDWLTYEPYLWENERQAYLRHAVLFGFFVQLNRMYTDTVQKVPTNSESNIMRCSTVPRFKYLPISAPALSSRGTTKTSIPTSSDDASSRSPWKAYANGELSQKIDFDDTSSFGVATPLLKSFMQVGSRFGESTLKLGSIWTDGQVGKFKDKSAAAMSTFGDILPVQAAGLLSSLTATRSDSRFPTERF from the exons ATGGTGGCCACAAGTGGCTCCGGCGCAGAAGAGCGCGGTGGGATGGCGGTGGGCAGCAGGGACGCCGAGTCTCTATTCAGATCGAAACCCATTTCAGAAATCCGCAATGTGGAGGCCACCACCAGGAAGCAGATCCAGGAGAAGAAGGAGGAGCTCCGGCAACTTGTGGGCAACAGGTACCGGGACCTCATCGACTCCGCCGACTCCATCCTCCTTATGAAATCCTCTTGCCACTCCATCTCCTCCAACATCTCCTCCATCTACTCCGCCATTTCCTCCCTCTCCGCCTCCCACACCCCCCATTTGTCCTCCCCCAACCCTTCCCGACTCACCATCTACGCCCTCGCTTCTCGAATCAAGTACCTCGTCGACACCCCCGAGAACATCTGGGGTTGTCTGGATGAATCCATGTTTCTCGAAGCTGCCTCCCGCTATGTCCGCGCCAACCATGTCCAGACCACCCTCATCGACAACGCCGACGGCCACCGTCGCAAGATCTTGGCCaattttcctcttctccagCATCAGCTCCAGATTGTGGAGAGCTTCAAGGCCCAGATTTCGCAGCGCGGTCGGGAGAGATTGTTGGATTGTGGACTCGGCATCAATGCCTATGCGGATGCCCTTGCTGCCGTGGCCGTCATCGATGACCTCAATCCTAACCAGGTTTTGGCTTTGTTTTTGGATACCAGGAGATCCTGGATCTCTCAGAAATTAGCTGCTGCTAATTCTACTGTTGTAGTTTCTGTATTCTGTCAGGTCTTGAAAATAATTCAGGTTAGTATAGCCCAAGTTGGGGAGTTGTTTTTGCAAGTGTTGAATGATATGCCTTTGTTTTACAAGGTTGTATTGGGTTCACCTCCCGCATCTCAATTGTTCGGTGGAATACCCAACCCGGACGAGGAGGTGAAGCTTTGGAAATCCTTCAGGGATAAGTTAGAATCTGAAATGGTAATGTTAGATAAGGAGTTCATCGCTGAAACTTGTTCTAATTGGTTGAAAATTTGTGGAGAGGAGATTGTGAATAAGATAAACGGGAGGTATTTGATAGATGCCATTGTTAGTGGCCAAGAGCTTGCTTCAGCTGAAAAGTTGGTGAGGGAAACAATGGACAGTAAGCAAGTGTTGGAGGGGAGTTTAGAGTGGCTGAAGAGTGTTTTTGGTTCTGAAATTGAGTTGCCTTGGAGCAGAACCCGGGAGCTTGTTCTGGGAGATTCTTCTGATCTGTGGGATGGGATATTTGAAGATGCTTTTGTTAGGAGGATGAAAACCATTGTAGACTCAGGATTTGAGGACTTGACCAGAGTTGTGAATGTGAAAAATTCGATCCATGCAATTGCTGGCATTGCTGCTGACCAAACTGATTTCCAGGCTTATTCGAATAGATCTCTGATGGATGGTGGGGTTTGGTTTATGGACCCAAACATTAAAAAGAATAGCCTGGTCTCTGGTTCCAAAACATCTACAGAGGAGAATGATTTCCGCACTTGTCTCAATGCATACTTTGGTCCTGAAGTTAGCCGAATTAGAGATGCTGTAGACAGCCGCTGTCAGAGTGTCCTTGAGGATCTGTTGTGTTTCTTAGAATCTCCTAAGGCAGCTTTAAGGTTACAAGATCTTGCACCATATGTACAAAACAAGTGTTATGAAAGCATGTCAACCATACTGATGGAACTCAAGAATGAGCTTGACCAGTTATATGCTGCCATGAACAATGGCAACAGGGAAGATAAGACTGTGCCACCAGCTGCAATTGTTGAAAGGTCTCTTTTCATTGGGAGACTCTTGTTTGCATTCCAAAACCACTCAAGACATGTCCCAGTGATACTTGGTACCCCAAGGTTATGGGTGAATGAGAGTACAAAAGCAGTTTTTGATAGTTTGCCATCCCTATCCATACTGAGACATTCTAGACTGTCAATTGATTCTCCAATGTGTGATAGCCCAAGGCAAACGCTTGCTAGTTCTAGAAGACAAACTTCACTGGCCGCTGCCGCATTGCGTGGGGCTAATGATAGCTCAAGCCCAAAACTTGAGGAGCTTCGTAGAATTACACAAGATCTCTGCATTAGAGCTTACAGCCTGTGGATATTGTGGGTATCTGATGAACTTTCAGTTATCCTTTTACAGGATCTCAATCGAGATGATGGATTATCAGCAACAACTCCCTTGAGA GGTTGGGAAGAGACTGTAGTCAAGCAAGATCAGCCAAATGAGAGCCAATCAGAGATGAAAATATCGCTTCCATCTATGCCTTCTCTCTATATTACCTCATTTCTATTCCGAGCATGTGAAGAAATTCATCGAGTTGGTGGTCATGTCCTTGACAAGCCAATTCTGCAAAAATTTGCCTCAAGATTATTGGAAAAG GTCATTGGTATTTATGGGGACTTCCTCTCTGCCAATGATGCTGGTGGATCTCAAGTGTCAGAGAAAGGGGTTCTGCAAGTTTTGCTAGATTTAAGATTTGTTGCCGATGTTCTTTGTGGGGGTGATCTCAATGTGAGTGATGATTTATCAAAAAGTTCAAAGGTGAAGTTTCCCTTCAGGCGGAAGCAGGATAAAAAACAGACCAAGTCAATCATTAGAGAGCGAGTTGATGGGTTGgtaaatcatttttcacaaaGAATGGATCCCATAGACTGGCTTAC GTATGAGCCTTACCTCTGGGAGAACGAGAGGCAAGCATACCTCCGGCATGCTGTACTTTTTGGATTCTTTGTGCAACTTAATCGGATGTATACCGATACTGTGCAGAAAGTGCCTACTAATTcagaatcaaatataatgaGATGCTCCACGGTTCCTCGCTTCAAATATCTTCCCATCAG TGCTCCAGCTTTATCTTCAAGAGGGACAACAAAGACATCTATTCCAACATCATCTGATGATGCTTCTTCAAGAAGTCCCTGGAAAGCTTATGCGAATGGGGAGCTTTCTCAGAAGATTGATTTTGATGACACCTCAAGTTTTGGGGTAGCAACACCATTATTGAAGTCTTTCATGCAG GTTGGCAGCAGGTTTGGAGAAAGCACGCTGAAACTGGGATCCATATGGACAGATGGACAAGTGGGCAAATTCAAGGACAAATCTGCAGCTGCCATGTCAACATTTGGTGACATTCTGCCTGTCCAAGCTGCAGGACTTCTTTCGTCCCTGACGGCCACAAGATCAGACTCCCGATTTCCCACTGAAAGATTTTGA
- the LOC117917798 gene encoding protein ASYMMETRIC LEAVES 2 — protein MASSSNSPCAACKFLRRKCQPECVFAPYFPPDQPQKFANVHKVFGASNVTKLLNELHPHQREDAVNSLAYEADMRLRDPVYGCVGVISVLQHQLRQLQMDLSCAKSELSKYQNLGITSHGLIAAAAAAATATATTHNHHHHPQNLGINLIGGGRDHHYHHQFFPREQQQMIRTFDATNNYDASLLAMNVSASIGQLSQFHQPRAAGGDDRRSIDPS, from the coding sequence ATGGCATCATCGTCGAATTCCCCATGTGCAGCATGTAAGTTTCTCCGGCGAAAGTGTCAGCCGGAGTGTGTGTTTGCGCCATACTTCCCACCGGATCAACCTCAGAAGTTTGCCAACGTGCACAAAGTGTTTGGTGCCAGCAACGTGACGAAGCTTCTCAACGAACTGCACCCACACCAGCGCGAAGACGCCGTCAACTCCCTGGCTTATGAGGCTGACATGCGGCTCCGAGACCCAGTTTACGGCTGCGTGGGCGTCATCTCTGTCCTCCAACACCAACTCCGCCAACTCCAGATGGATCTCAGCTGTGCCAAATCTGAGCTCTCCAAGTACCAGAACTTGGGAATCACCAGTCACGGCCTCATTGCGGCAGCAGCGGCCGCAGCCACGGCCACGGCCACCACCCACAATCACCACCACCATCCACAGAACCTGGGAATCAACCTCATTGGTGGTGGCCGGGATCATCACTACCATCACCAGTTCTTCCCAAGGGAGCAACAACAGATGATCAGGACCTTTGATGCTACCAACAACTACGATGCAAGCCTTCTGGCCATGAACGTTTCCGCAAGCATTGGACAACTCAGTCAGTTTCACCAACCGAGGGCTGCTGGAGGCGACGATCGCCGGAGCATTGATCCCTCTTAG
- the LOC117917475 gene encoding conserved oligomeric Golgi complex subunit 1 isoform X2, producing the protein MVATSGSGAEERGGMAVGSRDAESLFRSKPISEIRNVEATTRKQIQEKKEELRQLVGNRYRDLIDSADSILLMKSSCHSISSNISSIYSAISSLSASHTPHLSSPNPSRLTIYALASRIKYLVDTPENIWGCLDESMFLEAASRYVRANHVQTTLIDNADGHRRKILANFPLLQHQLQIVESFKAQISQRGRERLLDCGLGINAYADALAAVAVIDDLNPNQVLALFLDTRRSWISQKLAAANSTVVVSVFCQVLKIIQVSIAQVGELFLQVLNDMPLFYKVVLGSPPASQLFGGIPNPDEEVKLWKSFRDKLESEMVMLDKEFIAETCSNWLKICGEEIVNKINGRYLIDAIVSGQELASAEKLVRETMDSKQVLEGSLEWLKSVFGSEIELPWSRTRELVLGDSSDLWDGIFEDAFVRRMKTIVDSGFEDLTRVVNVKNSIHAIAGIAADQTDFQAYSNRSLMDGGVWFMDPNIKKNSLVSGSKTSTEENDFRTCLNAYFGPEVSRIRDAVDSRCQSVLEDLLCFLESPKAALRLQDLAPYVQNKCYESMSTILMELKNELDQLYAAMNNGNREDKTVPPAAIVERSLFIGRLLFAFQNHSRHVPVILGTPRLWVNESTKAVFDSLPSLSILRHSRLSIDSPMCDSPRQTLASSRRQTSLAAAALRGANDSSSPKLEELRRITQDLCIRAYSLWILWVSDELSVILLQDLNRDDGLSATTPLRGWEETVVKQDQPNESQSEMKISLPSMPSLYITSFLFRACEEIHRVGGHVLDKPILQKFASRLLEKVIGIYGDFLSANDAGGSQVSEKGVLQVLLDLRFVADVLCGGDLNVSDDLSKSSKVKFPFRRKQDKKQTKSIIRERVDGLVNHFSQRMDPIDWLTYEPYLWENERQAYLRHAVLFGFFVQLNRMYTDTVQKVPTNSESNIMRCSTVPRFKYLPISMDLLIWVSLLLNVNSGPKISYSHSLI; encoded by the exons ATGGTGGCCACAAGTGGCTCCGGCGCAGAAGAGCGCGGTGGGATGGCGGTGGGCAGCAGGGACGCCGAGTCTCTATTCAGATCGAAACCCATTTCAGAAATCCGCAATGTGGAGGCCACCACCAGGAAGCAGATCCAGGAGAAGAAGGAGGAGCTCCGGCAACTTGTGGGCAACAGGTACCGGGACCTCATCGACTCCGCCGACTCCATCCTCCTTATGAAATCCTCTTGCCACTCCATCTCCTCCAACATCTCCTCCATCTACTCCGCCATTTCCTCCCTCTCCGCCTCCCACACCCCCCATTTGTCCTCCCCCAACCCTTCCCGACTCACCATCTACGCCCTCGCTTCTCGAATCAAGTACCTCGTCGACACCCCCGAGAACATCTGGGGTTGTCTGGATGAATCCATGTTTCTCGAAGCTGCCTCCCGCTATGTCCGCGCCAACCATGTCCAGACCACCCTCATCGACAACGCCGACGGCCACCGTCGCAAGATCTTGGCCaattttcctcttctccagCATCAGCTCCAGATTGTGGAGAGCTTCAAGGCCCAGATTTCGCAGCGCGGTCGGGAGAGATTGTTGGATTGTGGACTCGGCATCAATGCCTATGCGGATGCCCTTGCTGCCGTGGCCGTCATCGATGACCTCAATCCTAACCAGGTTTTGGCTTTGTTTTTGGATACCAGGAGATCCTGGATCTCTCAGAAATTAGCTGCTGCTAATTCTACTGTTGTAGTTTCTGTATTCTGTCAGGTCTTGAAAATAATTCAGGTTAGTATAGCCCAAGTTGGGGAGTTGTTTTTGCAAGTGTTGAATGATATGCCTTTGTTTTACAAGGTTGTATTGGGTTCACCTCCCGCATCTCAATTGTTCGGTGGAATACCCAACCCGGACGAGGAGGTGAAGCTTTGGAAATCCTTCAGGGATAAGTTAGAATCTGAAATGGTAATGTTAGATAAGGAGTTCATCGCTGAAACTTGTTCTAATTGGTTGAAAATTTGTGGAGAGGAGATTGTGAATAAGATAAACGGGAGGTATTTGATAGATGCCATTGTTAGTGGCCAAGAGCTTGCTTCAGCTGAAAAGTTGGTGAGGGAAACAATGGACAGTAAGCAAGTGTTGGAGGGGAGTTTAGAGTGGCTGAAGAGTGTTTTTGGTTCTGAAATTGAGTTGCCTTGGAGCAGAACCCGGGAGCTTGTTCTGGGAGATTCTTCTGATCTGTGGGATGGGATATTTGAAGATGCTTTTGTTAGGAGGATGAAAACCATTGTAGACTCAGGATTTGAGGACTTGACCAGAGTTGTGAATGTGAAAAATTCGATCCATGCAATTGCTGGCATTGCTGCTGACCAAACTGATTTCCAGGCTTATTCGAATAGATCTCTGATGGATGGTGGGGTTTGGTTTATGGACCCAAACATTAAAAAGAATAGCCTGGTCTCTGGTTCCAAAACATCTACAGAGGAGAATGATTTCCGCACTTGTCTCAATGCATACTTTGGTCCTGAAGTTAGCCGAATTAGAGATGCTGTAGACAGCCGCTGTCAGAGTGTCCTTGAGGATCTGTTGTGTTTCTTAGAATCTCCTAAGGCAGCTTTAAGGTTACAAGATCTTGCACCATATGTACAAAACAAGTGTTATGAAAGCATGTCAACCATACTGATGGAACTCAAGAATGAGCTTGACCAGTTATATGCTGCCATGAACAATGGCAACAGGGAAGATAAGACTGTGCCACCAGCTGCAATTGTTGAAAGGTCTCTTTTCATTGGGAGACTCTTGTTTGCATTCCAAAACCACTCAAGACATGTCCCAGTGATACTTGGTACCCCAAGGTTATGGGTGAATGAGAGTACAAAAGCAGTTTTTGATAGTTTGCCATCCCTATCCATACTGAGACATTCTAGACTGTCAATTGATTCTCCAATGTGTGATAGCCCAAGGCAAACGCTTGCTAGTTCTAGAAGACAAACTTCACTGGCCGCTGCCGCATTGCGTGGGGCTAATGATAGCTCAAGCCCAAAACTTGAGGAGCTTCGTAGAATTACACAAGATCTCTGCATTAGAGCTTACAGCCTGTGGATATTGTGGGTATCTGATGAACTTTCAGTTATCCTTTTACAGGATCTCAATCGAGATGATGGATTATCAGCAACAACTCCCTTGAGA GGTTGGGAAGAGACTGTAGTCAAGCAAGATCAGCCAAATGAGAGCCAATCAGAGATGAAAATATCGCTTCCATCTATGCCTTCTCTCTATATTACCTCATTTCTATTCCGAGCATGTGAAGAAATTCATCGAGTTGGTGGTCATGTCCTTGACAAGCCAATTCTGCAAAAATTTGCCTCAAGATTATTGGAAAAG GTCATTGGTATTTATGGGGACTTCCTCTCTGCCAATGATGCTGGTGGATCTCAAGTGTCAGAGAAAGGGGTTCTGCAAGTTTTGCTAGATTTAAGATTTGTTGCCGATGTTCTTTGTGGGGGTGATCTCAATGTGAGTGATGATTTATCAAAAAGTTCAAAGGTGAAGTTTCCCTTCAGGCGGAAGCAGGATAAAAAACAGACCAAGTCAATCATTAGAGAGCGAGTTGATGGGTTGgtaaatcatttttcacaaaGAATGGATCCCATAGACTGGCTTAC GTATGAGCCTTACCTCTGGGAGAACGAGAGGCAAGCATACCTCCGGCATGCTGTACTTTTTGGATTCTTTGTGCAACTTAATCGGATGTATACCGATACTGTGCAGAAAGTGCCTACTAATTcagaatcaaatataatgaGATGCTCCACGGTTCCTCGCTTCAAATATCTTCCCATCAG TATGGACCTGCTCATTTGGGTGTCTCTTTTACTGAATGTGAACTCAGGGCCTAAAATTTCTTATTCACACTCGCTGATCTAA